A stretch of the Saprospiraceae bacterium genome encodes the following:
- the secA gene encoding preprotein translocase subunit SecA, with translation MFGVLKKIFGSKQDKDVRAYSPRIEEINHFATAYQQLSNDELRNKTLEFRARIADYLSAIDLEISNLKEQAEQEPDVFTKEDIYNEIDKKQKERNQQIEEILHKLLPEAFAVVKETARRFFYNESLSLKATDHDRDLSINKSYITLNGDQAVYSNKWTAAGGDITWNMIHYDVQLIGGMVLHDGKIAEMGTGEGKTLVATLPAYLNALPGEGVHIVTVNDYLARRDSEWIAPIFEFLLLTVDCIDKYKPHSPQRIKAYNCDITYGTNNEFGFDYLRDNMVRSVDEKVQIKHHYAMVDEVDSVLIDDARTPLIISGPVDVDEESEEYNVLKPKVERLINEQKRLANHYLTEARKLISEGKTGYAEGEGGMSLLRSYRALPKSRPLIKYLSEDGIRNVLQKSENYYMQEQSKNMRIADAPLLFTIDEKNRQVELTALGIDYLSKGESDPTFYIIPDLSSVIHEIETNTSLNKDEIISQKEKALEDYSTKSKRLHCVSQLLKAYAIFEIDEDYVVIDGHVKIVDEGTGRLLEGRRYSDGLHQAIEAKEQVKVGELTQTYATITLQNYFRMYHKLAGMTGTAETEAGEFWQIYKLDVVVIPTNKVIIRDDREDLVYKTAREKYNAVIDEIAVCTNQGRPVLVGTTSVDISEKLSRMLQLRGIAHNVLNAKQHQREAEIIAEAGKPGKVTIATNMAGRGTDIKITEEVKQAGGLAIIGTERHESRRVDRQLRGRAGRQGDPGSSQFFVSFEDNLMRLFNSDRITGIMDKLGHKEGEVMQHSMVTKSIERAQKKVEENNFGIRKRLLEYDDVMNIQREAIYKKRDHALYGDRLSVDLSYMFHSTIENTVSRFKSSGDYEGFEFECISTLGIEPEMGPAFFRESKDQDVVNELAKQFYSFYNRKEEGIKEVLMPFIKNIHQNEGQKYQRIAIPFSDGHSEPLPIAADIETAIKTNGSNIMRDIERSVALVRLDYEWKEHLRNMDELKESVQAASFEQKDPLVIYKIEAYKLFETLVYKMNQDITSYLSKGKLQINVNQEVREARTQRTDYSKTKTNRSEENMRRAAESAGRAEQPAIQQVRNTGPKIGRNDPCPCGSGKKFKNCHGAE, from the coding sequence ATGTTCGGAGTACTTAAAAAGATTTTTGGCAGCAAACAGGATAAAGATGTTAGAGCCTATAGCCCTCGTATTGAGGAAATTAACCATTTTGCCACCGCTTACCAGCAACTCAGCAATGACGAGCTCAGGAATAAAACACTTGAATTTCGAGCCCGGATAGCGGACTATTTAAGTGCTATTGATCTGGAAATCAGCAACTTAAAAGAACAGGCCGAGCAAGAGCCGGATGTGTTTACCAAAGAGGATATTTACAATGAAATTGACAAAAAGCAGAAAGAACGCAACCAGCAGATAGAAGAAATTCTGCATAAGTTACTTCCGGAAGCATTTGCCGTGGTCAAGGAAACCGCCCGCCGCTTCTTTTATAATGAAAGCTTAAGCCTTAAAGCAACGGATCACGATCGCGATTTGTCCATCAATAAATCCTACATTACCCTGAACGGCGATCAGGCAGTGTATTCAAATAAATGGACCGCTGCTGGTGGGGACATTACCTGGAATATGATCCATTACGACGTTCAACTCATTGGTGGGATGGTCTTGCATGATGGAAAAATTGCTGAGATGGGAACCGGTGAAGGAAAAACCCTGGTGGCAACCCTGCCAGCCTATCTCAACGCCTTACCCGGCGAAGGGGTCCATATCGTTACCGTCAATGACTATTTGGCACGTAGGGACTCTGAATGGATTGCTCCGATTTTTGAATTTTTATTGCTGACGGTTGATTGTATTGATAAATATAAACCGCATTCTCCGCAGCGTATCAAAGCCTATAATTGTGACATCACCTACGGTACGAACAATGAATTTGGTTTTGACTACCTGCGCGATAATATGGTTCGATCTGTTGATGAAAAAGTACAGATCAAACATCATTATGCAATGGTCGATGAGGTTGATAGTGTTTTAATTGATGATGCGCGAACTCCATTGATTATTTCAGGTCCTGTAGACGTTGATGAGGAAAGTGAAGAATACAATGTACTTAAACCAAAAGTCGAACGACTGATCAACGAACAAAAACGATTAGCCAATCATTACCTGACCGAAGCCCGCAAATTAATTTCTGAAGGTAAAACGGGCTATGCTGAAGGTGAAGGTGGGATGTCGCTCTTGCGATCTTACCGCGCACTTCCAAAATCAAGACCCTTAATAAAATACCTGAGTGAAGACGGCATCCGAAACGTGCTTCAAAAATCCGAGAATTATTATATGCAGGAGCAATCCAAAAACATGCGGATTGCTGATGCTCCTTTATTATTTACCATTGATGAAAAAAATCGTCAGGTAGAATTAACTGCTTTGGGCATTGATTATCTTTCTAAAGGTGAATCGGATCCTACATTTTACATTATACCTGATCTCTCATCTGTAATTCATGAAATTGAAACGAATACTTCGTTAAATAAAGATGAAATCATCAGTCAAAAAGAAAAAGCACTAGAAGATTATTCTACCAAATCAAAACGATTGCATTGTGTAAGCCAACTTTTAAAAGCTTATGCAATTTTTGAAATAGATGAAGATTACGTGGTAATTGATGGCCATGTAAAAATTGTGGATGAAGGGACAGGGCGTTTATTGGAAGGCCGCCGGTATTCAGATGGATTGCATCAGGCGATCGAAGCAAAAGAACAGGTTAAAGTAGGTGAGTTAACACAAACCTATGCAACCATCACGCTTCAAAATTATTTTAGAATGTATCATAAGCTGGCTGGTATGACCGGTACAGCAGAAACGGAAGCAGGCGAATTCTGGCAAATTTATAAATTGGATGTAGTTGTCATTCCAACCAATAAAGTTATTATTCGTGATGATCGCGAAGATTTAGTTTATAAAACTGCCCGTGAAAAATACAACGCGGTGATTGATGAAATTGCTGTTTGCACCAATCAAGGCAGACCTGTCTTAGTGGGTACTACTTCTGTTGATATTTCAGAAAAACTAAGCCGCATGTTGCAATTGCGTGGCATTGCACACAATGTATTAAATGCAAAACAACATCAGCGTGAAGCCGAAATCATTGCCGAAGCAGGTAAACCTGGAAAAGTTACCATCGCTACCAACATGGCGGGTCGGGGAACGGATATTAAAATTACAGAAGAGGTAAAACAGGCTGGTGGACTTGCTATCATTGGTACGGAACGTCATGAATCGCGTCGGGTGGATCGCCAGTTGAGAGGTCGCGCCGGTCGTCAGGGGGATCCCGGTTCCAGTCAGTTTTTTGTTTCTTTTGAAGACAATCTGATGCGTCTGTTTAATTCAGATCGGATTACTGGCATCATGGATAAACTCGGACATAAAGAAGGAGAGGTGATGCAACATTCCATGGTTACTAAATCCATCGAACGCGCTCAGAAAAAAGTGGAAGAAAATAATTTTGGCATTCGTAAACGATTACTAGAATATGACGATGTAATGAATATTCAACGGGAGGCCATATACAAAAAACGGGATCATGCATTGTATGGCGATCGTCTTTCTGTTGATTTAAGTTATATGTTTCATTCAACGATTGAAAATACAGTAAGTCGTTTTAAATCAAGTGGAGATTACGAAGGTTTTGAATTTGAATGCATCAGTACGCTTGGAATCGAACCAGAAATGGGTCCTGCTTTCTTCCGTGAATCTAAGGATCAGGATGTTGTCAACGAACTTGCAAAACAGTTTTATAGTTTTTATAACAGAAAAGAAGAAGGCATTAAAGAAGTTCTGATGCCTTTTATTAAAAACATACATCAAAACGAGGGGCAAAAATATCAACGGATTGCAATTCCATTTTCAGATGGTCATTCCGAACCGCTTCCAATCGCAGCTGATATTGAAACGGCTATTAAAACAAACGGTTCCAATATCATGCGGGATATCGAACGTTCCGTAGCTCTTGTAAGACTCGATTACGAATGGAAAGAACACCTTCGAAATATGGATGAGTTAAAAGAATCTGTTCAGGCTGCCAGCTTCGAACAAAAAGATCCTTTAGTCATTTATAAAATTGAAGCGTATAAATTATTTGAAACCCTGGTCTATAAAATGAATCAGGATATTACTTCCTACCTTTCAAAAGGAAAATTACAGATTAATGTAAACCAGGAAGTGCGGGAAGCTCGTACACAACGAACAGATTACAGTAAAACGAAAACAAACCGCTCTGAAGAAAACATGCGGAGGGCAGCAGAATCCGCAGGTCGTGCTGAGCAACCAGCCATCCAACAGGTTCGGAATACCGGACCAAAAATTGGAAGAAACGATCCCTGTCCATGTGGTAGCGGCAAAAAATTTAAAAATTGTCACGGAGCTGAATGA
- a CDS encoding DUF2062 domain-containing protein, protein MFRRIRYELIKMLRSHGTSHEIAFGAAIGAFISIFPTFGTGTLLVLLAYRFFNFNLVSAISGSLISNVFTGPFFMALSYKIGALLINSSFEFNFKTWYKQLDQVGLSLLIGSTLLSTACSVGIYFMVKKIVSNYKNRFPKKVIT, encoded by the coding sequence ATGTTCCGAAGAATCCGATATGAACTTATTAAAATGTTGCGCAGTCATGGCACCAGTCATGAAATCGCATTTGGCGCAGCAATTGGGGCATTTATAAGCATTTTCCCTACGTTTGGTACCGGTACTTTGTTGGTATTACTGGCCTACCGGTTTTTTAATTTCAATTTAGTATCTGCGATCAGTGGCAGTTTGATTTCAAATGTATTTACCGGACCTTTTTTTATGGCACTGAGTTATAAAATCGGAGCCCTGTTGATCAATAGTAGTTTTGAATTTAATTTTAAAACCTGGTATAAACAATTGGATCAGGTAGGATTAAGTTTGTTGATTGGATCCACCTTATTAAGTACAGCATGCAGTGTGGGAATTTACTTTATGGTAAAAAAAATTGTAAGTAATTATAAAAACCGCTTTCCAAAAAAAGTCATTACTTAA
- a CDS encoding ATP-binding protein — protein sequence MYLFQESLVYQVIGVSFIMPILLCGILFWFIFAYQKKKLQNEIESREIRLKEQQLIIEKQESIQNERNRIASEMHDDLGSGLTTIRYLSDRALTKAASEEERTQIGRIAAQSNALIRNMSEIIWALNMRFDSLDSLLAYLRRYAAEFLEEHHIELSWQQMELNELHALSGEMRRNIHLTVKEALNNIVKHAGATKVNFLFSKEEGFFILKLIDNGTGFNPESISSDGNGLFNMQNRMKSIEGDFQIYSKPTGTEVIIRFPLSLSTA from the coding sequence ATGTACTTATTTCAAGAAAGTTTAGTCTACCAGGTAATAGGAGTATCCTTTATTATGCCTATTTTATTGTGTGGAATCCTTTTTTGGTTCATTTTTGCTTATCAAAAAAAGAAGTTACAGAATGAAATAGAATCAAGAGAAATTAGATTAAAAGAACAACAACTCATCATTGAAAAGCAAGAATCAATACAAAACGAGCGCAACCGAATTGCATCTGAGATGCATGATGATTTAGGATCCGGTTTAACAACCATCCGTTATTTAAGTGATCGGGCTTTGACGAAGGCTGCTTCGGAAGAGGAGCGGACTCAAATTGGTCGGATTGCAGCACAGAGTAATGCTTTGATACGCAACATGTCTGAGATTATCTGGGCTTTAAATATGCGCTTTGATAGCCTGGATAGTTTGTTGGCTTATTTACGGCGTTATGCTGCTGAGTTTTTAGAGGAACATCATATTGAACTGTCCTGGCAGCAAATGGAACTCAATGAGTTGCATGCATTGAGTGGCGAGATGCGTCGTAACATCCATCTGACAGTCAAGGAAGCATTGAACAACATAGTAAAACACGCTGGAGCCACTAAGGTAAATTTTCTTTTTTCGAAGGAGGAAGGTTTTTTTATCTTGAAACTAATAGACAATGGCACTGGTTTTAATCCGGAATCAATTTCTTCTGATGGAAATGGTCTTTTCAATATGCAAAACAGGATGAAATCGATTGAAGGTGATTTTCAAATTTATTCTAAACCTACAGGTACCGAAGTTATAATACGATTTCCTTTAAGTTTGAGTACTGCCTAA
- a CDS encoding response regulator transcription factor, translated as MKIAILEDLKDVALMLQDLFADQADMSCSQVYHTAEDAMQFLKQNPADILIVDIGLPRASGIDAIHFLTKYCPAMQYCMFTVYEDDEKIFNSLQAGAKGYILKGSDSKKIVEAVRELYQGGSPMSPSIARRILDVFQKMNLNPSPTKLPLTSRELELLDLLAKGLLYKEIADQMGITTGTVKQHIHKIYDKLQVTNKTEAINLYRFGK; from the coding sequence ATGAAAATAGCAATCCTTGAAGACCTGAAAGACGTTGCACTGATGTTGCAAGACTTATTTGCGGATCAGGCAGATATGAGTTGTTCTCAGGTTTATCATACTGCAGAGGATGCTATGCAATTTCTTAAGCAAAATCCTGCAGATATCTTAATAGTTGACATTGGATTGCCAAGAGCTTCTGGAATCGATGCCATTCATTTTCTTACCAAATACTGTCCTGCCATGCAGTATTGTATGTTTACGGTTTATGAAGATGATGAAAAGATCTTTAACTCATTACAAGCAGGCGCAAAGGGATATATTTTAAAAGGCTCGGACTCTAAGAAAATAGTTGAAGCGGTTCGTGAACTATACCAAGGGGGATCTCCTATGAGTCCCAGCATAGCCCGTCGAATTCTGGATGTTTTTCAAAAAATGAATTTAAATCCATCTCCAACAAAATTACCACTTACATCCAGGGAATTGGAATTATTGGATTTGTTAGCAAAAGGTTTGTTGTATAAAGAAATAGCGGATCAAATGGGAATTACAACAGGCACTGTTAAACAGCACATTCATAAAATTTACGATAAATTGCAAGTTACTAATAAGACGGAAGCAATTAATTTGTATCGATTTGGGAAATAA
- a CDS encoding T9SS type A sorting domain-containing protein gives MKTILSILFFLGFYYSSLMSQVDCETACPVPFVNWDAVQCEHYENFNPGDPLLSADWKVFPSGSNPPYYPVPAIVQLGHVGPSWTYFADFTCSSSAKPVDNLYYFRMQPKDYRFSCSVFLNNGNSGYFSMLNASLGRVVNFYFTGTNLVSIYNASNSYLGSFSYSEGEWFRLNLFYHANDGRMEIFRNDYKVFEVKNLPKSVSTFPSVANFFTHKLGEAFFLGGVCLVSRNGILVNCTQNIEPVCLNGSNEQVADNYCWASEAGYLNSELHSCAVTNDPCDDCDECFTYRFDCGDPRTIYLNSSYCREDVPTFNLGDSHQSDELEWEFKNSSNAIIQPEFLAGTSYNSVNPVCKLPSPGNYTICFRVYKYNGTGRFKFYECCYVVKVAGSCSKPPSLYITATNPNANSEVSLSTTGSDIETYSWRIDDPSAYLSNVSTTGSTFRCGIPSGRTCITVCLTVGNGCGMLSKCINVCRPSGNCGTKPAPHPPIVYTVNQNGELSFQNVPVMDNYHWTLPAGCTFTGGTDANSRSPICKLPDINCSYVICLKMRFGSCYTCCYCFTIKPQTSGTVTLDPEEMSCANSGQEVLVPVRVKNFNNMTSLDITAQLNPITVADFISASAGPNINPNAFVYQILSSSKIKVAWAGVSSAATTLADNDIFCYLKVKMKGAANSTATISFEPSSAIVKQNRNLVVADFKTGSVCVNGSFTICGKIVTEENKPVKDVSVELIGQNTQTVKTDASGSYCFLNVPAGTFTIKPKKLTFPGNGVEIADIADIQGHILGSFILDSPFKIIAADVDNNKTINATDIARIIPVYFNKNQAFSAVESWRFIPKSFSFPNVSNPFQSSFPEIRTIQISKNESNLDFTGIKMGDVDLDNDPQKFGETGEVISFDTRTSKDQATLDLKINNTQVMPGRKIKVPVYAKGFKEVLSFGFSLAWNASKIKYSQLTDFNPKLSMNASNFTLGNVDKGRMGVSWYVLNPNGVNLNDKDTLFSIEFEAIGKDGDSTLISFTDNPIATTFSNKTENFKLNIVNGVVKIRTVLIGVNTKQLPEKFSLFPNPASNQIHLDMEDGNLNDASVVIVSSDGRQYPVSLDTYMGHGLMDISNLPNGLYNLRIVYQNKNYRIPFSKF, from the coding sequence ATGAAAACAATTTTAAGTATTTTATTCTTTCTGGGATTTTATTATTCCAGTTTAATGTCACAAGTTGATTGTGAAACAGCTTGTCCGGTTCCCTTTGTAAATTGGGATGCAGTACAATGCGAGCACTATGAAAATTTTAATCCGGGAGATCCCCTTTTATCTGCGGATTGGAAAGTTTTTCCAAGTGGGTCAAATCCGCCTTATTATCCTGTGCCTGCAATTGTACAGTTGGGACATGTGGGTCCAAGCTGGACTTACTTTGCAGATTTTACTTGTTCAAGTAGTGCAAAGCCTGTCGATAATTTGTACTATTTTAGAATGCAGCCCAAAGATTATCGGTTTAGTTGTTCGGTTTTTTTAAACAATGGAAATTCTGGTTACTTTTCTATGCTCAATGCCAGTTTAGGGAGAGTGGTTAATTTTTATTTTACGGGTACCAATTTAGTTTCCATTTACAATGCAAGTAACTCGTATTTGGGAAGTTTCAGCTATTCGGAAGGAGAATGGTTCCGTTTGAATTTATTTTACCATGCCAATGATGGAAGAATGGAAATTTTCCGAAATGATTACAAAGTTTTTGAAGTTAAAAATTTACCTAAATCTGTTTCGACTTTTCCATCGGTTGCTAACTTTTTTACTCATAAATTAGGAGAGGCTTTTTTTCTGGGTGGTGTCTGTCTTGTATCAAGAAATGGTATTTTAGTAAACTGTACCCAAAATATTGAGCCGGTTTGTTTAAATGGTAGCAACGAACAGGTTGCAGATAATTATTGTTGGGCGAGTGAAGCTGGTTATTTGAACAGTGAATTGCATTCTTGTGCAGTTACAAATGATCCATGTGATGATTGTGATGAATGCTTTACGTACCGGTTTGATTGTGGAGATCCTAGAACAATCTATTTAAACAGCAGTTATTGCAGGGAAGATGTTCCAACATTTAATTTAGGAGATAGTCATCAATCAGATGAACTTGAATGGGAGTTTAAAAATAGTTCTAATGCTATTATTCAGCCTGAATTTTTAGCTGGCACTTCCTATAATTCTGTAAATCCAGTTTGTAAGTTACCAAGTCCTGGAAATTATACAATTTGTTTTAGAGTTTATAAATACAATGGAACGGGTCGATTTAAATTTTATGAATGTTGTTATGTAGTAAAAGTTGCCGGTTCATGCAGTAAACCACCAAGTTTATATATAACAGCTACCAATCCCAATGCGAACTCTGAAGTCAGTTTGAGTACAACAGGAAGTGATATAGAAACGTATTCCTGGCGGATTGATGATCCTTCAGCTTATTTAAGCAATGTTTCGACAACTGGAAGTACATTTCGTTGTGGAATTCCTAGTGGAAGAACGTGTATTACAGTTTGTCTTACTGTTGGCAATGGATGTGGAATGCTTTCAAAATGTATAAATGTTTGCAGACCCAGTGGCAATTGCGGAACAAAGCCTGCACCACATCCTCCAATTGTTTACACTGTAAATCAAAATGGTGAATTGAGTTTTCAAAACGTACCGGTTATGGATAATTATCATTGGACCTTACCGGCAGGTTGCACATTTACCGGAGGAACCGATGCCAATTCAAGATCACCTATTTGCAAATTACCGGATATTAATTGCAGTTATGTAATTTGTTTAAAGATGCGTTTTGGTTCTTGTTATACTTGTTGTTATTGTTTTACAATCAAACCACAGACCAGCGGGACAGTTACCTTAGATCCTGAAGAAATGAGTTGTGCTAACAGCGGCCAGGAAGTATTGGTGCCAGTACGTGTGAAAAATTTCAATAACATGACATCTCTTGATATTACTGCGCAATTAAATCCGATAACCGTTGCAGATTTTATCAGTGCAAGTGCTGGTCCCAACATCAATCCAAATGCATTTGTTTATCAAATTCTTTCCAGTTCAAAAATCAAGGTAGCATGGGCTGGTGTTTCAAGTGCAGCAACTACCTTGGCTGATAATGATATTTTCTGTTATTTGAAAGTAAAAATGAAAGGAGCTGCAAATTCCACGGCAACAATATCATTTGAACCAAGCAGTGCGATCGTAAAGCAAAACAGAAACCTGGTGGTAGCTGATTTTAAAACTGGTAGTGTTTGTGTAAATGGTTCATTTACCATTTGTGGAAAAATTGTAACTGAAGAAAATAAACCCGTAAAGGACGTGTCAGTTGAATTGATCGGTCAAAATACCCAAACAGTTAAAACAGATGCTTCAGGTTCATATTGCTTTTTGAATGTACCTGCCGGAACTTTTACAATTAAACCCAAAAAATTGACATTTCCCGGTAATGGCGTTGAGATAGCAGATATTGCGGATATACAAGGACATATATTGGGAAGTTTTATTTTGGATTCGCCATTTAAAATAATTGCAGCAGATGTTGACAATAATAAAACGATCAATGCAACCGATATTGCCCGAATAATTCCGGTTTATTTCAATAAGAACCAGGCATTTTCAGCAGTTGAAAGTTGGAGATTTATTCCAAAGTCATTTAGTTTTCCAAATGTAAGTAATCCCTTCCAATCTAGCTTTCCTGAAATACGGACGATTCAAATTTCTAAAAATGAATCGAATCTTGATTTTACCGGAATCAAGATGGGGGATGTTGATCTGGACAACGATCCACAGAAATTTGGTGAAACAGGAGAAGTCATAAGTTTTGATACCAGAACGAGCAAAGATCAAGCTACTTTGGATTTAAAAATAAACAATACTCAGGTCATGCCAGGCAGAAAAATAAAAGTGCCGGTATATGCAAAGGGTTTTAAAGAAGTTCTAAGTTTTGGATTTTCATTGGCATGGAATGCATCTAAAATTAAGTACTCTCAATTAACGGATTTTAATCCAAAATTGAGCATGAATGCTTCAAATTTTACACTGGGAAATGTTGATAAAGGCAGGATGGGAGTCTCCTGGTATGTATTAAATCCAAATGGTGTAAATTTGAATGATAAAGACACTTTATTTTCAATTGAATTTGAAGCAATTGGAAAAGATGGCGACTCTACATTAATTAGTTTTACCGACAATCCAATTGCCACTACTTTTTCCAATAAAACAGAAAATTTTAAACTAAATATTGTAAACGGAGTAGTCAAAATTCGTACCGTGTTAATCGGTGTCAATACCAAGCAATTGCCCGAGAAATTTTCTTTATTTCCGAACCCAGCAAGTAATCAGATTCATTTAGATATGGAAGACGGAAATTTAAATGATGCATCTGTTGTGATTGTTTCAAGTGATGGCAGACAATATCCGGTATCTCTAGATACCTATATGGGACATGGTCTGATGGATATTAGCAATCTGCCAAATGGCTTATACAATTTAAGAATTGTTTATCAAAATAAAAATTACCGAATACCATTCAGTAAATTTTGA